DNA sequence from the Hirundo rustica isolate bHirRus1 chromosome 25, bHirRus1.pri.v3, whole genome shotgun sequence genome:
TCTCCTCCAACGTGCTGCAAACGCGGAGCGCCGGCATCACAGGTCAGCGGGGGCGGCTGGAcgatggggaggggtccccacgTGGGCTCTGCACTCGGGGCTCACCGCGGTGCTGCTCTCCGTGTGCCGCAGGTGGGGGGGTGACGCTCTTCATCGCCCTGTACGACTACGAGGCCAGGACGGAGGATGACCTGACATTCCAGAAAGGGGAGAAATTCCACATCATCAACAACACGTGAGCTCCATCCCCTCGGGGCCTCCCGCCACCCCCAGCAGGCACAAACCACCCCTGGGAGGTGCCTGTGTGCCTGGGTACCCCCGCAGGACCCAGGCTGGGCGCACAAGCTCCGCCTGGGCTCCGTCGCTCAGCGCCAGGGCCGCGTGTCGTGAGCCGAGCCGAGCAGGGACGGgcgggggacagcggggtcTGGCGGGGCTGTGTGCGGGGTGAGGAGGAGCACGGCGAGCGgctctgtccgtctgtccctcctcctccacgGGCTCTGTTTCtctgcccagggaaggagaCTGGTGGGAGGCCAGGTCACTGAGCTCGGGTGCCACGGGCTACATCCCCAGCAACTACGTGGCCCCCGTGGACTCCATCCAGGCAGAAGAGTGAGTAGCGGGGAAAAGGGGATGGAGACGATCCCCAACCCCACGAGCCTCGGGCCCGGGCGTCCTTGCGAGCCGCGGGGGTTCCGTGGTCCCCTCAGCGGTGCCTCGCTGGCGCTGAGCCCGTCACCGCGGCAGGTGGTACTTCGGGAAGATCGGGCGCAAAGATGCGGAGCGGCAGCTCCTGTGCCACGGCAACTCCAGAGGCACCTTCCTCATTCGGGAGAGCGAGACGACGAAAGGtacagggacaggggtggggaCACCAGGGGCTGTGCCCCACATCCCCCCCTGACCGGTGTCCTCACGTAGGTGCCTACTCCCTCTCCATCCGGGACTGGGATGAGGCCAAGGGAGACCACGTGAAGCACTATAAGATTCGGAAGCTGGACAGCGGGGGGTACTACATCACCACCCGCGCCCAGTTCAGCACCGTGCAGCAGCTGGTCCAGCACTATATAGGTAGGGTGGGGTGAAGGGCACAAGGGTGGGCAATACGAGGGGTGGGGAAAGCTTCAGAAGGCTCTTTGGTAAGAGACTGGGCTGaactgggggaggagggggcagttctgtTGGTGGCATTAGGAAACTCCCCGAGGGTCTCCCCTTTTCCATGTCGGGGTGCGGGGAGTTCCCGTTGTCTCCGGTGGGTGGGCATCACCCACTCCCTGGGTGCAGCTGGGGGGACCGGGGGTCCAGCCCGGCCGAGGGGGTGGGGAGCTGTCCCCGGGGCAGGTGGAGAGGGGTGAATCTGTGTGTTGGGGGAGACTGGGGatgcctggggaggtgggaggggagcacagggctggtggGGCTCTGTGCCCACACTGACTGCTGTCCCCGTGCTGCAGAGcgggcagctgggctgtgctgccgCCTGGCCGTGCCGTGCCACAAGGGAACCCCCAAACTGGCCGACCTCTCAGTCAAAACCAAAGACGTGTGGGAGATCCCCCGAGAgtccctccagctcctcaaGAAGCTGGGGAATGGGCAGTTTGGGGAAGTCTGGATGGGTAGGGCCTGGTGGGCAAGCCAGGGCAAGAGGCAGGGGGGACATGGGGGTACCCCCAGGCCTGGCACCCCACTGGGAAAAGCTCATGACTgccaggacaggctgagagacaCCGATTTGCTGGCATGAGAAAATGAATTATGAATTATGAATTATCCCATGTCCTGCTCTGGTTTCACAACGGGTGCCCCAAGATGCCCCATGGCACCTCTGCATGGGCGGGCAGACCCCCACTACAGATGGGACCACAAGGCCAGGCCAGGGGGTCCCACCTtcatcatcctcttcctccGGCATCCCCTGCTTGCTCCACTCATGCATGCTGCCTTCATCCCATcacatcccctccctcctcctccctgcctgtcccccaTCCCCCGCAGAGTACAACGACGGGTTGTGCCATCTGCTCACCCTCCCGTGCCCTGCCGTGAAGCCCCAGACCCTGGGATTAGCTAAGGACGCCTGGGAGATAGCACGGGAATCCATCACCCTCGACAAGAAACTTGGCATGGGATGTTTCGGAGACGTGTGGATGGGTAAGGCTGGCTCAGCCAGCCGGGGGTGGGGGAGCACAGGGGGGAGGAGAAGCCTTGCTCTGTCCTGGCAGGGAGCACCACAGGGTGACAGGTGATGTGTAGGGGAGATGGAAACTTGGCACAGAACCCATGAAAGGTTTGGGAATGGGGTGAGGTCGGTATCGGGGGTGAGGGGAACTCCTTGTCCCGGGTGGGATGCAGCGGGATCACAAGCCCTACCGAGGGATCCCTTCCTTGCCCTGCCCTGAATCCTTGCCCAtgcatgcatccatccatccatccacacaAGCACGCAATCATGCACCCACACACCCCTCCATCCACGCACCCCTCTATCCCGGGCTGCCCGTCCCCCTGGCTCGTGGTGACTCTGTGTCCCCAACCCAGGCACCTGGAATGGCACCACCAAGGTGGCGGTGAAGACGCTGAAGCCAGGGACCATGTCCCCTGAGGCCTTTCTGGAGGAGGCTCAGATCATGAAGCGGCTGCGGCACGACAAGCTGGTGCAGCTCTACGCCGTGGTGTCGGAGGAGCCCATCTACATTGTCACCGAGTTCATGAGCCAGGGTGAGCCAGGGGCACCTGCTTGGGCACATTGGGGGCTCACAGGGGAGGGCACccttgggttttggggggtctTTGATGGGCGTTCCTTCTGCCCGCAGGCAGCTTGCTGGATTTCCTGAAGGACGGGGACGGTCGCTACCTGAAGCTGCCCCAGCTGGTGGACATGGCTGCCCAGGTACTGGGGGGCTGCTACGGGGTACAGAGGTGTACTGGGGGGGGGGTCTTCACCTCTTGGACCCCCCCTCAGATTGCGGCGGGCATGGCGTACATCGAGCGGATGAACTACATCCACCGGGATCTCCGCGCTGCCAACATCCTGGTGGGAGACAACCTCGTGTGCAAGATCGCCGACTTCGGCCTCGCTCGCCTCATCGAGGACGATGAGTACACGGCGCGGCAGGGTGGGGACCCCCGCCCCGTGTCCTCCCCGCTGTGTCCCTTGGCCTGGAGATCCCCGGGGCTGAGCGAGCCAGGGCACGCCCCAAATTACGGTGTGCCGGGGAATGGGGATCCTGGGGGATGGACACCCCAAATTTAGGGGTATTTTAGGCGATGGATACCTTGGATCGCCCCAGTGCCCGGAGGAGAGAGGTGCCCCCAGGAGAGAGGTGTCCCAGGGTGTGGGTATTTTGGGAGATGGATGCCCCGAGTGATGGGTGCAGCATAACCCCCGTGCAGGCTGCCTTGGGTGCTGGGTGTCCCAGGTGTGAGCTGCCCCGGGCAGAGGGTTTCATGGGTGGTGGGTGCCCCTAGTGCAGGGTGCCCCCCGTTCAGGGTACCCCGagtgctggacaccctcagtGACAGTGCCTCAGGTGTGGGGTGTCCCCAGATGTGGGTGCCCCAGGTGCGGGGTACCCTAGGTGTAGGTGCAGCTCCAGCCACGTCTCCCCTTGTAGGTGCCAAGTTCCCCATCAAGTGGACGGCTCCGGAGGCTGCGCTTTTTGGGAGGTTCACCATCAAGTCAGACGTCTGGTCCTTTGGCATCCTCCTGACTGAGCTGGTGACCAAGGGCCGGGTGCCCTACCCAGGTACGGCCCCCTGGGGCAGGGGCACCCCTGGGGCGGTCAGGGCATAGGCAGGGGCTGACCCTCCTCGGCAAGGCGTgtcccgtgcctcagtttccccatcaGAGAAACCAGTGCTAAACTGGGCTCGTACCCAAACCACGGGGCAATGCCATtggtgcctcagtttccccggtGGCTCCTCCCGTGGCGGTGCTGTCACTGAGCAGGGCGGGGTCCTTGTCCCGCAGGGATGAACAACCgagaggtgctggagcaggtggagcGGGGGTACCGCATGCAGTGCCCGGGGAGCTGCCCCCCGTCCCTGCATGAGGTGATGGTGCAGTGCTGGAAGAGGGAACCCGAGGAACGCCCCACCTTCGAGTACCTCCAGTCCTTCCTCGAGGATTATTTCACTGCCACCGAGCCCCAGTACCAGCCCGGGGACAACCAGTGACCCGGTGCTGGCAcccccagggagctctggggtggctttggggtgaatctcctttttttctttaggggTGGTTGCTTCCTTTGGCTGTGCCCCCGCGAAATGCCTTTTGGGGGTGCCCAGGGAGCACACAGGGCTTTGCACAAAGATGTTGGACTCAGAGAGGAGACAAAACCGtgcaccccagccctgcctttcccccctcctctgcaTTGCCTCCACACCCAGCTTTGGCTGCAGGGGGGACTGTGGGGAACCCCCTGAACCCCACGGGCACCCCCAGACCCGCAGTTGCAGAGGGCTTGGGGGGGAGCTCCCCATTCCAGCCCCAATCTCTtctgggagcacagctgggtggGGTTCagccccccccaaaatcctggcACTGATCTGTGGGAGGTAATCTCAACCCTCCCTCCCTTTGTATCTCCTTTAATTTATGAGATTTTATACGCCTCTCCCAAGCAGCCCCCACCAAGGGATCCCAGTGTTTGGGGGACCGCCTTGTCGCCTGCCTTATCCCCTCTGCTTTATTGTCCTGAAAGCCATACacccacctctgcctgcactgGGGGGACAGGGGGTCCTGAGGGGGGGGACACAAGGAGTCCTGGGGGgcctgggcagggtgggggcagctctgccccaggggGCAGGACGAGGGTACGGGGtgggctcagccccacagcactCGGGGAGCTCGTGGCTGCAGCTCGGCTcagccctctgcagcaggaactAAGCGGGGGCCTGGGGGAGCGAGTGCCCGTGTGAGGGTGGTGCcaccctgcctgctgccccTCCAGGAGCCCCCGTTCTTGAGCGGGGTCCCAGTCCTGTGCCCCACACCCctagggcagggctgtgggtgggcagtgccatggcagggagggaggggcaggagagggatttgttgtttatttttttggggttgtttttgttttgttttttttttttaatgaagtctgtaaatacagagaaataaaacctttctAACAAATTGGGGACAGCCCGGGTCCTTCTGTCCCTGAGAGAGATGAGCTGGCCCAGATGGGCACAGGCACTGAGGGGTGCTTGGAGCTGGGGGGACAGGACGACACTGAGTtacaggatttggggtgggagcAGAAGAGAGGCTTCCAAGTTCAGCCCAGCCAGGACTGAGTGATGCCCCCTcaccccctccagccccagggcacaggTTTGGGGGTCTCCTCCAAGGGGGTGAGCGGAGAAAGCCTCCCCTGCCCCCGAGGCCATGTGGGGAGGGTACACACCAACTTCCCTTGAGAATAAAAGCCTGGGAACGCTGGGTTGGGAAGCATTTGGGTTCGCAAAGCTGCCCCCATGCAGAGCACCCCGCAGCCCCCCAGCGCCCCCCAAGAGGGGACTGTCCCTTCCTGCCAGCTGTGACAGGGAGGGGTGCCGTGCTGTGCTtgcaggctggggaggaagaggTTAATTTTCCTTGTAGCTCGGCCTCCCCAGCAGGGCCCAGCTGTGCCGGTAATGAATTCCTCAGCAGCGATGGGAAGGAGGGACTGGCCCCCACCCCAGACAGCGGGGCTCAGGCTATGGGGAAAATGCTGGGCATATGGGGAGGGGGCCCGGGGGGCAGCGCCAGCGGGTTTGGGGACACACCAGGGGCTACGGGGATAagctgaggggtttggggacatAGCAGGAGGCTCGGGAACGTGCCACCATCCCTGGGTACCACCGGGCATcttcacagctcctgctgcaccccACCTCCTTCGAGGGCTTCAGGTCCCCTGGGCACCTGGGGGTGgagtggagcagggctggatgcgcccctccttccccatcccagggaAAAACCCCTGGGGAAGGACCAGGcgcccaggcaggcagggaggcaggggGACAGAGCAGATTGCGTGGCAGGGACAGCCGAGGAGAGGAGCCGGTTGGCACCgggcagccccaggcacagccccggTGCCAGGTTGTGGCCGTCGGTTCTGGCCACCCCACGTctggggacacagcctgggGCACCCCACGGCCAGGGCACTGTCGCTGTTATCCTGGTATTTAACCCCCGCCCAGCACCCCCGAACCCACCCTCCCTGTGGGCAGGGAGCTCACATCTCACCCACGCAgtgtcccttgtccccacaACCACGGGGACGTGGGCTGTCCCTCTCCGCCACTGGAGGGGACAAAAAGCCCTTCAGACAAGGGCAGCACCCCTGTCCAAACCCAGGCACAGCACTGAGACAAAGCAGGCTTGGGGTCCCCATTCTGCACCCCCTGGCACTGGCGCTGGGCAGCGTCCATTCGTGATTCATCTGCAGTAATTAAAACCTCCACTTAATCACAGCTGGAGGTTTCACAGACCAGGGCTGGCCTGGGGGACCCCAACCCCATCCGGGGAGCGATGGACTGAGAGGTGCTCCTGGATGGGCCCTgatgtgctgagctgcagctgtgccagccccaaactccatccctgttcctgcccgttcctgccccgctccctcccttccctgcccactCCTGCCTGCTCACACCCTCAAAGGGGCCGATCCCACCGTTCTCTGTCCAGCTCCCTGCTTGAAATGGTGCCACCCTTCCATGTCCCCAAGCAGTGGCCGGAGTGGGTCAGGATTTGGCGCTTGGCTGTGCCACCGTAATCCCTGTGCAACCACGCTCATGCCACCAGAGCGTGTCCCCCATTTTGCTGTCACGACTCTGAAAGCTCTTGGGGACAGCGATTGGACCCGAGATTGCAGGAACCCCCTGATTGAAGATTGAAGATTGAAGGCGCTGAAGGAGGGGAACCCCCGTCCTGCTCCCCATCCTTCTGtcctccccctctcccagcactggtGCCCGCAGGAGGGGCTTAAAGGATTTTGCTGCGGGGCGATcacaggctgggcaggggaggggcaTCGATTTCATGTTAATGCTGGCCGGTATTGATCCGGGGTGGAGGGAGGGCTGTGGGTGGGCACAGAGCTCCTGTGACACGGTCCGCCCTGGGCCAGAAGCGATGGGGACGTGCGGAAAGAGGTCAGGACCCCTCCAAAGCTGCTGCGGGATAATTTCTGCCTCAGAGCTTGCGCTGGGGGCTTGAAGGGAAGAGCAAAGCTCAGAGATGGGGGGCTCTGCTCTGGCCCCTTCCCCTCCCGGCCGGTTCCCAGGCAgcgctgcagctgcagcacctccagAGGGGAGAGAGAACAGCTCAGCGCcgcttcccctgccctgccctgcgcCCCAGGGTCCATCCAGCCTCCTCAGGTCTCCCCCAAGCTCCGCAGGACCCTCATCCCCGCCGTGCCGAGCCCTGCTTGCCCCGCTCCTGCCCGTGCGGCCCGGCTCCGGCTGGCTGCTCTGGCacggcaggaggggctggagcctgcAAGCCCACCCGGTGCCAGGGCACAGGTGTGAGCACGCTGCAGATGGCCGGcgctgcagagcctggcacgGGGCACCCGCAGCATTGCCACCCTCCCCGGGGGTCCCCTCGCCCCCAGATGCTGCTGGGACCCCCCTCCCCGTGACCGGGAAGGAGCCATCCCCAGCCGCGGCAGGGCGGGGGTTTGTCCCCGTGCCCCCCGGCCCCAGCTCCGCAGGGACCCGCACAACGCGCGGAGCTCCTGGGTCGTGGATCGGAGCCACGTCTCCGCGGCAGCGCTGGCCAGACAACAGTGGAAAATGGCCAAAAATGTGGGGTTGGACTTGACCAGGCTTGAGCCTGCCCGTCCAGGCCTGCAGGCACCGTCCCCCCcagaggggaaactgaggcccgGATGGATTTATCTGCAGTCACCcggcagctcagcagcagtcACTGCGAGGGGACACCTTCTTCCATGGCAAAACAACAGATAATTGGGAAGAGCCGTGCGCTGACAACAGCAGCATCTGTGCCAGCCACGGGGGAGCGGCAGGATTTGGGGACGGAGGTTTTCTGGGCGTGGGAATGGTCAGGTGACAGAGCGAACACAGGCGATGGGGAGGGGGCACAGCGGGAGCCTCGCTCTGCCGGCCGCGGGGCTGCTCGGAAATGGTTTCATTGGGAGAAATCGGGggtggttttgctgctgctccgGGGCAGCTCGGAGCTGGAATTCGGGGATGAATTGGGCTCTTCCGCCGCAGTTACCTTTATGGAGGTAAAACACGGCTGGCCCCGACTCTCCACAGACGTTGGCGGGGCAGAActccctccccccgccccccaacCCCATCGTGCTCTCTACACTTCGCTCCCCAAAACGATAACTCCTATATCCCAGCAAAGCATCCAACACCTTTCCAGTGTCTCCTCGCCCCTCTATCCCCGTGCCCCCAGATCTCCCCCACAGCACCCCACTGCCTCCCAACCCCTGCTCCCACGCCGGGGTGGCTTTCGGGGTGACAACTGCCACCACACCCCCCCAGTCCAGCCAACACTTTCGGGGGGCAAACCCTGGCAGCCCACCCTGGTCCTGGTCACGGGGGTGGGTTGCGGGGACACGGGCTGAGCCGGGGACAGCGGTGGCAAAGCAGCCACTAGATGGTAGCGTTAGTCCACGCCAACGCTGCTGACACAGCACTTGGCTGGGACGGGGCGCCCGGGTGACCCCGGGGACCCGCCCCCGCCACCCGCCCCCCCAGCTAAAAGGAAatcctggcagggctgagcaccCGCGGGGCTGTGACGGGAGTGGCACGGGCACGGCCCGCACCAATGCCCACTGCCGCGGCTTGGAGCCGCCTGTGCCCACGGGGACGAGCGGGGGACCCCAGTCCCAAACCCACCGCGTCCGCCTCTGTCCCAAACACAACCCCCAAAGCACCGCAGGGCACGAGCCGGACTTGAGAGGGAACAAAACTCAGGCCTGGGGCCCAGCAGGGTGACCCGGGTCAGTGTGGGGGTGCTGGGCACCCACGGGAGCGTGGCAGGGCCGGGTTGGGGTGTCCATCCCACGGCAGAGCGCCTCCTTTAActccccatcctcctccagccctgcctggggctccaTGCCAGactgatatatatattttatgatAACTATAGAGATGCACTTCAAACCTGACAAAGGACTTTGACAGTTTTAAGCATCTCTTTGATTAATACACGACCTTTTAATGCTTTGgattaaattaataaatcttTTACATTCTAACCCATTCTGCTTGCAATGTCATGTTTTTTGCAcaatctctctctcttccctgccctgtccctctgtccctctccccctgtccctgcacaggtACAGTAATCCACATCCTTGCAATATTCATGGGGCACGGAGCCCTGCAAAGCGAGAAGGGAGGGATACTCCTCggtggtttgggatttttttttggttttttttttttgaaccaTCCCtaaaaatagcaagaaaattCAAAGCTGACATTCAGGGCAAGGGGATGAGGAAGCCTGCAAAGTTGCTCACTCAGCCACCAGCAATTGCAGCGATCCTGTCTGCGTGTGCAGATTCCTCTGCTGACCGGGCTGGAGCCCAGGCCTCCACTCTGCTCCGCTTCCAGGAGCGATGCAGCCTGCTCCCCAAGCTTATCCGGGGcgtgcagagcccagccagtCCCAAATCCAGCCCCGCTGATCCCCATGGGGTGCACGGCTCTGACACCTTTCCACTTGCAATTGGTCCCAGCTGGAAGATAACCCTCAGCATGATCCCAGCTCACCGGTTCATCCCAGTTAGCGGTGGAGCCGGGGTGACCGGCGTGTGTGTGCAGCTCCGATTCCTTCCTCGCTGCCTGTTGATCCAAAAACACTCAGGAATCCCCAGCCTGCCCCACGCAGGCGAGGCACAGGGCCGCTGTAAAGCCAGGTGCTGTGTCTCTCCCTGCACCCCTGTGTTATTCCATCGATGACTCACGTGTTATTAGCAGCCAGGCGATATTCCCAATTCCCTGGAGTTAACCCTTCACTCGTCACTCGCAAAAACACGATGTCATAACAAACATCACCGGCATTATCTGCTTTAATTATGTTGTATCTACCCAGCGCCGGGA
Encoded proteins:
- the FGR gene encoding tyrosine-protein kinase Fgr isoform X1; amino-acid sequence: MGCVPCKEKGAGKGQAGGEGGSLQPPASQYDPDPTQPGAVFTRIPDFNNFQGAAAPLAPSFAEPGGFSSNVLQTRSAGITGGGVTLFIALYDYEARTEDDLTFQKGEKFHIINNTEGDWWEARSLSSGATGYIPSNYVAPVDSIQAEEWYFGKIGRKDAERQLLCHGNSRGTFLIRESETTKGAYSLSIRDWDEAKGDHVKHYKIRKLDSGGYYITTRAQFSTVQQLVQHYIERAAGLCCRLAVPCHKGTPKLADLSVKTKDVWEIPRESLQLLKKLGNGQFGEVWMGTWNGTTKVAVKTLKPGTMSPEAFLEEAQIMKRLRHDKLVQLYAVVSEEPIYIVTEFMSQGSLLDFLKDGDGRYLKLPQLVDMAAQIAAGMAYIERMNYIHRDLRAANILVGDNLVCKIADFGLARLIEDDEYTARQGAKFPIKWTAPEAALFGRFTIKSDVWSFGILLTELVTKGRVPYPGMNNREVLEQVERGYRMQCPGSCPPSLHEVMVQCWKREPEERPTFEYLQSFLEDYFTATEPQYQPGDNQ
- the FGR gene encoding tyrosine-protein kinase Fgr isoform X2, producing the protein MGCVPCKEKGAGKGQAGGEGGSLQPPASQYDPDPTQPGAVFTRIPDFNNFQGAAAPLAPSFAEPGGFSSNVLQTRSAGITGGGVTLFIALYDYEARTEDDLTFQKGEKFHIINNTEGDWWEARSLSSGATGYIPSNYVAPVDSIQAEEWYFGKIGRKDAERQLLCHGNSRGTFLIRESETTKGAYSLSIRDWDEAKGDHVKHYKIRKLDSGGYYITTRAQFSTVQQLVQHYIERAAGLCCRLAVPCHKGTPKLADLSVKTKDVWEIPRESLQLLKKLGNGQFGEVWMEYNDGLCHLLTLPCPAVKPQTLGLAKDAWEIARESITLDKKLGMGCFGDVWMGTWNGTTKVAVKTLKPGTMSPEAFLEEAQIMKRLRHDKLVQLYAVVSEEPIYIVTEFMSQGSLLDFLKDGDGRYLKLPQLVDMAAQIAAGMAYIERMNYIHRDLRAANILVGDNLVCKIADFGLARLIEDDEYTARQGAKFPIKWTAPEAALFGRFTIKSDVWSFGILLTELVTKGRVPYPGMNNREVLEQVERGYRMQCPGSCPPSLHEVMVQCWKREPEERPTFEYLQSFLEDYFTATEPQYQPGDNQ